A section of the Agrococcus sp. SGAir0287 genome encodes:
- a CDS encoding endonuclease/exonuclease/phosphatase family protein: MKVLGWLLGIAVAAALLVAAWPQTFGLEQAPIVAQVVSLRMGVVAIAAGLTVLFLLLMTARRIRRFAGAVVVMLLVFMVASSGIHLSRGVDDAPVQAAEGDLVVVTWNTLGDAPGADEIAGLLRDTGADVAMLPETTIETGTRVAEILGAEGNPFWAITTDFANSEYGALNTTLLVSAALGSYTAQPSVDVGQTNTLPTVVATPDDGSGPVLVATHPVAPIPQQMRNWRDDLAYVASLCAQGRSIIVGGDFNSTLDHWTSLGVGSGDIGTCVDAAGATGAGAIGTWPTWAPAWLGAQIDHVVASADWRPIAAQVLTGYDDLGTDHRPVVAVLRQG, encoded by the coding sequence ATGAAGGTGCTCGGCTGGCTGCTCGGCATCGCGGTCGCCGCCGCGCTGCTCGTCGCCGCGTGGCCGCAGACGTTCGGCCTCGAGCAGGCGCCGATCGTCGCGCAGGTCGTGTCGCTGCGGATGGGCGTCGTGGCGATCGCGGCGGGTCTGACGGTGCTCTTCCTGCTGCTCATGACGGCGAGGCGCATCCGCCGGTTCGCGGGCGCCGTCGTCGTGATGCTGCTCGTCTTCATGGTCGCGTCGTCGGGCATCCACCTGAGCCGCGGCGTCGACGACGCGCCGGTGCAGGCCGCCGAGGGCGACCTCGTCGTCGTGACGTGGAACACGCTCGGCGACGCGCCGGGCGCGGACGAGATCGCGGGCCTGCTGCGCGACACGGGCGCCGACGTGGCGATGCTGCCGGAGACGACGATCGAGACGGGCACGCGCGTGGCCGAGATCCTCGGCGCGGAGGGCAATCCGTTCTGGGCGATCACGACCGACTTCGCGAACTCCGAGTACGGGGCGCTCAACACGACGCTGCTGGTGTCGGCCGCGCTCGGCTCGTACACGGCGCAGCCGTCGGTCGACGTCGGGCAGACGAACACGCTGCCGACCGTCGTCGCCACGCCTGACGACGGCTCGGGTCCCGTGCTGGTGGCGACGCATCCCGTGGCGCCGATCCCGCAGCAGATGCGCAACTGGCGCGACGATCTCGCCTACGTCGCGAGCCTCTGCGCGCAGGGACGTTCGATCATCGTCGGCGGCGACTTCAACTCGACGCTCGACCACTGGACGTCGCTCGGCGTCGGCAGCGGCGACATCGGCACGTGCGTGGACGCTGCCGGCGCGACGGGTGCGGGCGCGATCGGCACGTGGCCGACGTGGGCGCCCGCGTGGCTCGGCGCGCAGATCGACCACGTCGTCGCCTCGGCGGACTGGCGCCCGATCGCCGCGCAGGTGCTCACGGGCTACGACGACCTCGGCACCGACCACCGCCCCGTGGTGGCGGTGCTGCGCCAGGGCTAG
- a CDS encoding PHP domain-containing protein, with amino-acid sequence MTPSSTPGSGTPWGRIDLHAHSTESDGTESPRELVLQAHAAGIDTVAITDHDTTSGWEEAAATARELGMGLVPGVEFSAQQQWASVHVLGYLLDPAAPAFLAERERIRVERVERARRMVERIGADHPLTWQDVQDHAAPGATIGRPHIADALVTLGIVPDRSAAFDGILHWRGGYYQPHRAPAPSQAVRIIRAAGGVPVIAHPAARGQATMDERVIAELVDAGLLGLEVEHRDNPPEARAWLREQARIHGLITTGSSDWHGRGKPNAFGEHTTSAEALDAIVEAATGAEPTRPR; translated from the coding sequence ATGACCCCCTCCAGCACGCCCGGCTCGGGCACGCCGTGGGGTCGCATCGACCTGCACGCGCACTCGACCGAGTCCGACGGCACCGAGTCGCCGCGCGAGCTCGTGCTGCAGGCGCACGCCGCGGGCATCGACACCGTCGCGATCACCGACCACGACACGACGTCGGGGTGGGAGGAAGCGGCGGCGACGGCGCGCGAGCTCGGCATGGGGCTCGTGCCCGGCGTCGAGTTCTCCGCGCAGCAGCAGTGGGCGAGCGTCCACGTCCTCGGCTACCTCCTCGACCCCGCGGCACCCGCGTTCCTCGCGGAGCGCGAGCGCATCCGCGTCGAGCGCGTCGAGCGCGCCCGACGCATGGTCGAGCGCATCGGGGCCGACCATCCGCTCACGTGGCAGGACGTGCAGGACCACGCGGCGCCGGGCGCGACGATCGGACGGCCGCACATCGCCGACGCGCTCGTGACGCTCGGGATCGTGCCCGACCGCTCCGCTGCGTTCGACGGCATCCTCCACTGGCGCGGCGGCTACTACCAGCCGCACCGGGCGCCGGCGCCGTCGCAGGCCGTGCGCATCATCCGTGCCGCCGGCGGCGTGCCCGTCATCGCGCATCCCGCCGCCCGCGGCCAGGCGACCATGGACGAGCGCGTCATCGCCGAGCTCGTCGACGCGGGCCTCCTGGGCCTCGAGGTCGAGCACCGCGACAACCCGCCCGAGGCGCGCGCGTGGCTGCGCGAGCAGGCGCGCATCCACGGCCTCATCACGACCGGCTCGAGCGACTGGCACGGCCGCGGCAAGCCCAACGCGTTCGGCGAGCACACGACGAGCGCCGAGGCGCTCGACGCGATCGTCGAGGCCGCGACCGGCGCCGAGCCCACCCGCCCGCGCTGA